A genomic window from Rhodococcus sp. KBS0724 includes:
- a CDS encoding ABC transporter ATP-binding protein, producing MTEFAVHCHDLRVVLGGNNVVDGIGLDVAVGEWVAVVGPNGAGKTTLMHALAGLIPSAGQLTVSGRNPRDAGRKAMSQVVALMPQRPVVPEGATVTELVALGRTPYLRRFGTETAADRLVINNVIQRLDLTEFADRRATELSGGELQRVVLARALAQEPKVLLLDEPTSALDIGHQQQVLDLVETMRLSDNITVIAAMHDLTLAGQYGSRIVLLDRGRVVADGPPVDVLRSDLLGEIYGARVEVLDRPSGPVVVPIREKDDR from the coding sequence ATGACCGAGTTTGCCGTTCACTGCCACGACCTTCGGGTTGTTCTGGGTGGCAACAACGTTGTCGACGGAATCGGTCTCGACGTTGCAGTAGGTGAATGGGTTGCCGTCGTGGGGCCGAACGGCGCCGGAAAAACGACGCTGATGCACGCACTCGCCGGATTGATTCCGTCTGCCGGCCAACTCACCGTCTCCGGCCGTAACCCTCGAGATGCCGGTCGTAAAGCCATGTCTCAAGTTGTCGCGTTGATGCCACAACGGCCCGTGGTTCCGGAGGGTGCAACGGTCACCGAACTCGTTGCGCTCGGTCGAACTCCGTATCTACGACGCTTCGGCACGGAGACCGCCGCCGATCGGCTGGTGATCAACAACGTCATTCAGCGCCTGGACCTCACGGAGTTTGCCGATCGGCGGGCAACCGAACTGTCCGGCGGCGAATTGCAGCGAGTGGTTCTGGCCCGCGCGCTCGCGCAGGAGCCGAAGGTCCTGCTCCTCGACGAGCCGACCAGCGCCCTCGACATCGGACACCAGCAGCAGGTCCTCGACCTGGTGGAGACAATGCGGTTGTCGGACAACATCACCGTGATTGCCGCGATGCACGATCTCACTCTCGCGGGCCAGTACGGATCGCGCATCGTATTGCTCGATCGAGGTCGCGTGGTGGCAGACGGACCACCGGTCGACGTTCTCCGGTCCGATCTCCTCGGCGAGATCTACGGCGCCCGCGTCGAGGTTCTCGATCGACCGAGCGGACCCGTCGTGGTTCCGATCCGCGAGAAGGACGACCGCTGA